A section of the Desulfurispora thermophila DSM 16022 genome encodes:
- a CDS encoding phage holin family protein, whose amino-acid sequence MGLAAGVIRFIISALVLIAVSWLSPGFSVRGGVVGALIAAAVIAVLGYLAELLLGERVSPRSRGVVGFVTAVVVIYLAQFIIPGVVSVNILGAIIAAFIIGLIDAVVPTMLR is encoded by the coding sequence ATGGGTCTGGCGGCAGGAGTAATTCGTTTTATTATATCGGCGCTGGTTTTAATTGCTGTCAGCTGGCTCTCCCCCGGCTTCAGTGTCAGGGGAGGCGTGGTGGGCGCCCTGATCGCAGCGGCCGTGATCGCGGTTTTGGGTTATTTAGCGGAACTGCTTTTGGGCGAACGGGTTTCCCCGCGCTCGCGCGGCGTGGTGGGCTTTGTCACGGCGGTTGTGGTGATCTATCTGGCCCAGTTTATTATTCCCGGCGTGGTCAGCGTGAACATACTGGGTGCCATTATCGCCGCTTTTATCATCGGGCTGATTGATGCGGTAGTGCCGACCATGTTGCGGTGA
- the holA gene encoding DNA polymerase III subunit delta: MRYYLQLLEEIKSGQLAPVYLFHGPEEYLRRQALVRLKEHLFPRTGQMDFNLTQLDGSLTSVAEILAAATTPPWGARKRLVIVREAPYFATNARSDASVQPIPSGQEVKKQRSPEEDTVKALLTYLQTPLPATCLVFDISYPPDRRRSLYRQIEKSGRTIEFTWLNPVDIKRWLGKQAALAGLAIDPAAAEELLLRCGRSLALLHNEMQKLICYCQGRPLIDRTAVQALSPPSLEEDIFAVVDLMGKRQPAQAIDGLRNLLLMRHPPQVILTMLSRQIRLIWQITIARRQGIRDTDLADRLAIHPFVAQKMRQQSHNFTEEQLFSGMKELHRLDVAIKDGRVDFAAAAELFILRFCNSA, encoded by the coding sequence TTGCGCTACTACCTACAATTGCTGGAGGAGATAAAAAGCGGTCAATTAGCCCCGGTTTATCTGTTCCACGGGCCGGAAGAGTACTTGCGCCGGCAGGCGCTGGTCCGCCTGAAAGAACACCTTTTTCCCCGAACCGGACAGATGGACTTTAACTTGACTCAACTGGACGGCAGTCTGACCAGTGTAGCAGAGATTTTGGCCGCTGCCACCACCCCGCCCTGGGGAGCCCGTAAACGCCTGGTAATAGTGCGGGAAGCCCCTTATTTTGCCACCAACGCGCGAAGTGACGCAAGCGTTCAACCCATCCCGTCAGGGCAAGAGGTCAAAAAACAAAGAAGCCCGGAGGAAGATACGGTAAAAGCCCTTCTGACCTACCTGCAAACCCCGCTCCCGGCCACCTGTCTGGTTTTTGACATTTCCTACCCGCCCGACCGGCGACGCAGCCTCTACCGCCAAATAGAAAAGTCCGGTCGGACCATAGAGTTTACCTGGCTGAACCCGGTCGATATAAAACGCTGGCTGGGCAAACAAGCTGCCCTGGCCGGCCTGGCCATCGACCCGGCAGCAGCCGAGGAATTGCTGCTGCGCTGCGGGCGCAGTCTGGCTTTGCTGCACAACGAGATGCAAAAGCTGATCTGCTACTGCCAGGGGCGACCGCTTATTGACCGGACGGCCGTACAAGCCCTCTCGCCCCCTTCTCTGGAGGAAGACATTTTTGCCGTTGTGGACCTCATGGGCAAAAGACAGCCCGCGCAGGCCATCGACGGGCTGAGAAATTTACTGCTCATGCGCCACCCCCCGCAGGTAATACTGACCATGTTGAGCCGGCAGATCCGCCTGATCTGGCAAATAACCATCGCCCGCCGGCAGGGCATACGGGACACTGATCTGGCGGACAGGCTGGCCATTCATCCCTTTGTGGCGCAAAAGATGCGCCAGCAAAGCCATAATTTTACCGAGGAACAGCTCTTCAGCGGCATGAAAGAACTGCACCGTCTGGATGTAGCCATAAAAGACGGCCGGGTCGACTTTGCCGCCGCGGCCGAACTCTTTATCCTGCGCTTTTGCAACAGTGCTTAA
- a CDS encoding iron-containing alcohol dehydrogenase, whose translation MALGEQVFGYYIPTVNLMGIGAHKEVGNQVKVLGGKKALIVTDAYLAKCGMAEQIKAMVEDAGAQAVIFDGAEPNPTDKNVHDGLKVFQDNACDMIISLGGGSSHDCAKGIGIVASNGGNIRDYEGIDKSSQPMPPFIAINTTAGTASEMTRFCIITDTDRHVKMAIVDWRCTPNVAINDPLLMVGMPPALTAATGMDALTHAVEAYVSIAATPVTDSAALMAIKLISQNLRQAVANGQNMVARDKMAYAEFLAGMAFNNASLGYVHAMAHQLGGFYNLPHGVCNAILLPHVCRFNLIACPERFADIAVAMGENIAGLSVRDAAEVAIAAIQKLSQDVGIPSGLTQLGVKEGDLKIMAENAMKDACSLTNPRLATLDDVIGIYKAAM comes from the coding sequence ATGGCTCTTGGTGAACAAGTATTTGGTTACTACATTCCCACTGTCAACCTGATGGGGATAGGGGCGCACAAAGAAGTGGGCAACCAGGTGAAAGTGCTGGGGGGCAAAAAAGCCCTGATCGTTACCGATGCTTATCTGGCCAAATGTGGCATGGCCGAACAAATTAAAGCCATGGTGGAAGATGCCGGAGCGCAGGCAGTGATTTTTGACGGCGCCGAGCCCAACCCCACGGACAAAAATGTGCACGACGGGCTGAAAGTTTTTCAGGACAACGCCTGCGATATGATCATATCGCTGGGCGGCGGCAGCTCCCACGACTGTGCCAAGGGTATTGGTATTGTGGCCAGCAACGGTGGCAACATTCGTGATTATGAAGGAATCGATAAATCAAGCCAGCCCATGCCGCCCTTTATTGCCATCAACACCACGGCCGGTACAGCATCCGAAATGACCCGCTTCTGCATTATTACCGATACCGACCGCCACGTCAAAATGGCCATTGTGGACTGGCGCTGTACGCCCAATGTAGCTATTAACGACCCCTTGCTGATGGTGGGTATGCCGCCGGCCTTGACCGCCGCTACCGGTATGGATGCTCTGACCCACGCGGTGGAGGCCTATGTTTCCATTGCGGCTACTCCGGTGACCGACTCGGCCGCCCTGATGGCCATCAAGCTGATTTCGCAAAACCTGCGCCAGGCCGTGGCCAATGGTCAGAACATGGTGGCCCGGGACAAGATGGCCTATGCCGAGTTCCTGGCCGGTATGGCCTTCAACAACGCCAGCCTGGGTTATGTGCACGCCATGGCTCACCAGTTGGGCGGTTTCTACAACCTGCCGCACGGTGTTTGCAACGCCATCCTGCTGCCCCATGTTTGCCGTTTCAACCTGATTGCCTGCCCTGAGCGCTTTGCTGATATCGCTGTAGCCATGGGTGAAAATATCGCCGGGCTGAGCGTGCGGGATGCGGCCGAGGTGGCCATCGCCGCTATTCAAAAGCTGTCCCAGGATGTGGGTATTCCCTCCGGTCTCACCCAGTTGGGTGTGAAAGAGGGCGATCTGAAGATCATGGCCGAAAATGCCATGAAGGATGCCTGCAGCCTGACCAACCCGCGCCTGGCTACTCTGGACGATGTGATCGGTATCTACAAGGCAGCCATGTAG
- a CDS encoding MoaD/ThiS family protein: protein MPGTNKLRVMLMRIEVRVFSGLEKYLPGVAFGQAFSVELPEGSTPRDLLSRLGIPEEQVFTVLKNGRHLSWDGILQDGDRIGLFPPVGGG from the coding sequence GTGCCTGGAACAAATAAGCTGCGGGTGATGCTCATGCGGATTGAGGTGCGTGTTTTCAGCGGTCTGGAAAAATATCTCCCCGGGGTGGCTTTTGGTCAGGCTTTTTCAGTGGAGTTGCCCGAAGGCAGCACACCGCGCGATTTGTTGAGCCGGTTGGGCATTCCGGAAGAACAGGTTTTTACCGTGCTGAAAAACGGGCGCCACTTGTCCTGGGATGGGATTTTGCAGGACGGCGACCGGATCGGGTTGTTTCCTCCGGTAGGTGGTGGCTAA
- the moaA gene encoding GTP 3',8-cyclase MoaA, protein MQDCQAREINYLRISVTDRCNLRCTYCMPPEGVRPLGHDQVLRNEEIIALVRAAAAVGIKKIRLTGGEPLVRRGITELVQELAAIPEIDDLALTTNGVLLPAFAAQLKEAGLQRVNISLDTLQSFRYTLITRLGKLEQALAGIEAALEYGFHPVKINTVAIRGFNDDEINDLVAMTLDKPLHLRFIELMPVGVADGWAKSRHLAVAEIREIIERQFGPLSPVHKPTGHGPARYYTIAGARGTVGFISPLSDHFCHQCNRLRLTADGRLRPCLYDTREIDLKTPLRRGAGPEELAALFRRAVLLKPAGHSFAAGWQDDRRVMSQIGG, encoded by the coding sequence ATGCAAGATTGCCAGGCAAGAGAAATTAATTATTTACGCATTTCGGTGACCGATCGTTGCAACCTGCGCTGCACTTACTGTATGCCGCCGGAAGGTGTGCGTCCGTTGGGGCATGATCAGGTACTGCGCAACGAGGAAATTATTGCACTGGTGCGGGCAGCGGCGGCAGTAGGGATTAAGAAAATCCGCCTGACCGGTGGAGAACCGCTGGTCCGGCGGGGAATTACCGAACTGGTACAGGAACTGGCGGCCATACCGGAAATTGATGACCTGGCCTTAACCACCAATGGTGTATTGTTGCCGGCCTTTGCAGCACAACTGAAAGAGGCTGGTTTGCAGCGTGTCAATATCAGCCTGGATACACTACAAAGCTTTCGTTATACGCTGATAACCCGTCTGGGTAAACTAGAACAGGCTCTGGCCGGCATCGAGGCCGCCCTGGAATATGGTTTCCACCCGGTGAAAATAAATACAGTGGCTATTCGCGGCTTTAACGACGATGAAATAAATGACCTGGTGGCCATGACGCTGGACAAGCCCTTGCACCTGCGTTTTATCGAGCTGATGCCGGTGGGTGTGGCAGACGGCTGGGCCAAGAGCCGGCACCTGGCCGTGGCCGAGATCAGGGAAATTATCGAGCGGCAATTTGGACCACTATCGCCCGTGCACAAGCCGACCGGGCACGGGCCGGCCCGCTATTACACTATTGCCGGGGCCAGGGGTACGGTGGGCTTCATCAGCCCTTTAAGCGATCACTTTTGCCACCAGTGCAACCGTTTGCGCCTGACGGCGGACGGCCGGTTGCGCCCCTGCCTTTACGACACGCGGGAAATCGATTTAAAAACACCACTGCGCCGGGGCGCCGGTCCGGAAGAGTTGGCCGCTCTTTTCCGCCGTGCGGTTTTGCTCAAGCCGGCCGGGCACAGTTTTGCCGCCGGCTGGCAGGACGACCGGCGCGTGATGTCACAGATTGGGGGATAG
- a CDS encoding HesA/MoeB/ThiF family protein yields MLTEEQRRRYQRHLVLSGLGPAGQVRLLGSSVLVVGTGGLGSPVAYYLAAAGVGRITLADPDTVDLSNLQRQILHSTADLGRRKVESAAEKLQALNPELHIAICPEGLTEQNAAQLVGAHDLVVDCLDNFPARYLLNQTCRRLNRPLIYGGVLAYSGQLMTILPDRGPCLACLYRNEPREGAPDCARHGILAPVPGVIGTLQAVEAIKYLTGAGDLLVGRLLVYDALLGSFMEVKIQPDPECPVCGSQSRS; encoded by the coding sequence ATGTTGACAGAAGAACAGCGCCGGCGCTATCAGCGTCACCTGGTGCTCAGTGGATTGGGACCGGCCGGTCAGGTCCGGTTGCTGGGTTCGTCGGTGCTGGTGGTGGGTACCGGCGGTCTGGGGTCGCCAGTAGCTTATTACCTGGCGGCGGCGGGTGTGGGGCGGATCACTCTGGCCGATCCGGACACAGTGGATCTGTCCAATTTACAGCGGCAAATTTTGCACAGCACCGCCGATTTGGGCCGGCGCAAGGTGGAGTCGGCGGCGGAAAAGCTGCAGGCCTTGAACCCGGAGTTGCATATAGCTATTTGCCCGGAAGGTCTGACGGAGCAAAATGCTGCGCAACTTGTGGGCGCGCACGACCTGGTGGTGGATTGTCTGGATAATTTCCCCGCCCGCTACCTGCTTAACCAGACCTGCCGTAGGCTGAACCGTCCCTTGATCTATGGCGGTGTGCTGGCCTACAGCGGGCAGCTGATGACCATCTTGCCTGACCGGGGGCCGTGTCTGGCTTGCCTTTACCGGAATGAGCCGCGGGAGGGTGCCCCGGACTGCGCGCGGCACGGCATATTGGCACCCGTGCCGGGCGTGATTGGCACCCTGCAGGCCGTTGAGGCCATCAAGTACCTGACCGGTGCTGGCGATTTGTTGGTGGGACGTCTGCTGGTTTATGATGCCCTGCTGGGTTCCTTTATGGAGGTTAAAATCCAACCCGACCCGGAATGTCCGGTTTGCGGCAGTCAAAGCCGCAGTTAA
- the moaC gene encoding cyclic pyranopterin monophosphate synthase MoaC, with amino-acid sequence MMELTHFDARGRARMVEVGEKQETRREAVAQGEVVMQPATLELIASGGHKKGDVLGVARVAAIMAAKNTAALIPMAHPIMITGVDVDFTIAPPDRVLIQASVRSTGRTGVEMEALTAVSVAALTIYDMCKAVDRGMVLGNIRLLRKSGGKSGTFVREGE; translated from the coding sequence ATTATGGAGCTGACTCACTTTGACGCCCGCGGTCGGGCCCGCATGGTGGAAGTGGGAGAAAAGCAGGAGACACGGCGTGAGGCGGTGGCGCAGGGCGAGGTGGTGATGCAACCGGCCACGCTGGAACTGATTGCCTCGGGCGGTCACAAGAAGGGCGACGTCCTGGGAGTGGCCCGGGTGGCGGCCATTATGGCGGCCAAAAACACCGCCGCACTTATTCCCATGGCCCACCCCATTATGATCACGGGTGTGGATGTGGACTTTACCATTGCACCCCCCGATCGGGTGCTCATCCAGGCCAGTGTGCGCTCAACCGGCCGGACCGGCGTGGAGATGGAGGCTCTGACGGCGGTGTCTGTGGCGGCGTTGACCATTTATGACATGTGCAAGGCTGTGGACCGGGGTATGGTGCTGGGCAACATCCGCCTGTTGCGCAAGAGTGGCGGTAAAAGCGGCACTTTTGTGCGGGAAGGTGAATAA
- the rpsT gene encoding 30S ribosomal protein S20 produces MPNVKSAAKRVKVIKKRTLRNASLRSALRTYIRRFEEAMAGANREEAQIKLRRALRAIDKAVTKGILHKNTAARKKSRLTRRFNKFMAS; encoded by the coding sequence ATGCCTAATGTCAAGTCCGCGGCCAAAAGAGTCAAAGTAATCAAGAAGCGTACCCTGCGCAATGCCAGCCTGCGCTCGGCTCTGCGTACCTATATCCGCCGTTTTGAAGAAGCCATGGCCGGTGCCAACCGGGAGGAAGCCCAGATCAAACTGAGAAGGGCTTTGCGCGCCATCGACAAAGCGGTGACCAAGGGTATACTGCACAAGAACACCGCCGCCCGGAAAAAGTCTCGCCTGACCCGGCGTTTCAACAAGTTCATGGCCAGTTAA
- the mobB gene encoding molybdopterin-guanine dinucleotide biosynthesis protein B, which translates to MKCLTEERGGLPPFLCITAACSGLGKTTLLENIVRRFTARGLKVAVIKHHHGNLPPDEPGKDTWRYQRAGAAWTVLAGAGGLVLHCGTCRGSAGQYEIDPVKLVAALSILEPELDLVLLEGYKHHAGLPKLEVVRPAAGGRAGPVTPVEQLLAVVADGPPDAGVPVFGWGQLEELVEYLGRILGLKWRDTPC; encoded by the coding sequence TTGAAGTGCTTGACTGAAGAAAGGGGCGGCTTGCCGCCTTTTCTTTGCATTACCGCGGCCTGTTCGGGTCTGGGAAAAACCACTCTGTTGGAGAATATTGTCAGGAGATTTACTGCCCGGGGACTCAAGGTGGCGGTGATCAAGCACCACCACGGCAACCTGCCTCCCGATGAGCCCGGTAAAGACACCTGGCGCTACCAGCGGGCGGGCGCTGCCTGGACAGTGCTGGCCGGTGCCGGCGGCCTGGTGTTGCATTGCGGGACCTGCCGGGGCAGTGCTGGCCAGTATGAAATTGATCCTGTAAAGTTGGTGGCTGCGCTCAGCATTTTAGAGCCCGAACTGGACCTGGTTCTGCTGGAGGGCTATAAACACCATGCCGGCCTGCCCAAGCTGGAAGTGGTGCGACCGGCGGCCGGAGGCAGAGCAGGGCCGGTTACGCCGGTTGAGCAACTCCTGGCCGTGGTGGCGGACGGGCCGCCGGATGCTGGCGTGCCGGTGTTTGGCTGGGGGCAACTGGAGGAACTGGTGGAATACCTGGGCAGGATACTCGGGTTAAAGTGGAGGGATACACCATGTTGA
- a CDS encoding winged helix-turn-helix domain-containing protein: MTVTGFNPGCKFWLEKGGRVYGDGLFNLLLLVREKGSISAAASELGMSYRAAWGKIKQAERSWGLKLVETRVGGECGGGAALTREAQDLLHRYEQYRQEAARAVRRVFHQLFEWKT; encoded by the coding sequence ATGACGGTTACCGGCTTTAATCCGGGTTGCAAGTTCTGGTTGGAGAAAGGCGGCCGGGTTTACGGCGACGGCCTTTTCAATCTGCTCCTGCTGGTACGGGAAAAGGGGTCAATCAGCGCTGCGGCGAGCGAATTGGGCATGTCCTACCGGGCGGCCTGGGGTAAAATAAAGCAGGCGGAAAGAAGTTGGGGCTTAAAACTTGTGGAAACCAGAGTCGGTGGCGAGTGTGGCGGCGGCGCTGCTCTCACCCGGGAAGCGCAGGATCTGCTGCACCGCTATGAGCAATACCGGCAGGAAGCAGCCCGGGCCGTCAGGCGGGTTTTTCATCAGTTGTTTGAATGGAAGACTTAA
- a CDS encoding MOSC domain-containing protein → MGKIVAVCTSPQKGMRKKNVGKGLLVPEHGLEGDAHTGNWHRQVSLLALESIEKMRQQGLDVHPGDFAENLTTQGIDLVSLPVGTKLKIGSQAVGEVTQIGKECHHRCAIYYQAGDCVMPREGIFIRVLAGGPVKVGDTIEVLD, encoded by the coding sequence GTGGGTAAAATTGTTGCGGTATGTACAAGCCCGCAAAAAGGGATGCGCAAGAAAAACGTCGGGAAAGGGTTGCTGGTGCCCGAGCATGGTTTGGAAGGGGACGCTCACACCGGTAACTGGCACCGCCAGGTGAGCCTTCTGGCACTGGAAAGCATTGAAAAGATGCGCCAGCAAGGTTTGGACGTACACCCGGGGGATTTTGCCGAAAACCTCACCACCCAGGGCATTGATTTGGTCAGCCTGCCGGTGGGGACGAAACTGAAGATTGGCAGCCAGGCGGTGGGCGAAGTAACCCAGATTGGCAAAGAATGTCATCACCGTTGTGCGATATACTACCAGGCCGGGGACTGCGTGATGCCCCGCGAGGGTATTTTTATTCGGGTGCTGGCGGGCGGTCCGGTCAAGGTGGGGGACACAATTGAAGTGCTTGACTGA
- a CDS encoding aldehyde ferredoxin oxidoreductase family protein yields the protein MPKILRVNVSTREVKMEEAPEKYLGLGGRALTSQIVFDEVPPTCDPLGEYNKLVIAPGLLSGTSAPSSGRLSVGGKSPLTGTIKEANAGGITSQKLANLDIKAVVLEGKPADDKWYGVKIDKNGAELFDASDLAGKGTYEVTAICRQRFGEKVGVITIGPAGEMLMLAAGVTNNDGEGNSSRYAGRGGLGAVMGSKRIKAIVVDSPTTFDVPVKDPERFKAAARKFSKILLDHPVCGQGLPSYGTNVLMNIINEAGALPVRNFRFGRFEQAANVSGEKLAEVAVARGGKATHACHPGCVMRCSNVYPLPDGKVCAPIEYETAWGFGPNLEIGDLDVVARLNYICNDVGLDTIETACTLGVLMEAGVIPFGDGQAAIAALEEVAKGTALGRIIGSGAAVAGKVFGVTRVPVVKGQGIPAYDPRACKGNGVTYATTPMGADHTAGYAVTANILKVGGFVDPLSKDGQVDLSRNLQIATAAVDATGLCLFVAFAVLDNPDGVPTICEMLNAQYGLSLTPDDVVKLGQSILKVEREFNRLAGFTSKDDRLPEFFYSEPIESHNVKFDVTDEELDSVFNF from the coding sequence ATGCCGAAAATTTTGCGTGTGAATGTATCAACCAGAGAAGTAAAAATGGAAGAAGCGCCCGAGAAGTATCTGGGCCTGGGTGGCCGGGCGCTGACCTCGCAGATCGTCTTTGACGAAGTGCCGCCCACCTGTGACCCGCTGGGCGAGTATAACAAACTGGTGATTGCTCCCGGACTTTTAAGTGGTACCAGTGCACCCTCTTCCGGACGCCTGTCGGTAGGGGGCAAAAGCCCGCTCACGGGCACAATCAAGGAAGCCAATGCCGGTGGTATTACATCGCAAAAGTTGGCCAACCTGGACATCAAGGCTGTGGTGTTGGAAGGCAAGCCGGCCGATGACAAGTGGTACGGTGTAAAGATAGACAAAAACGGTGCCGAACTGTTTGATGCCTCTGACCTGGCCGGCAAGGGGACTTATGAAGTGACGGCCATTTGCCGGCAGCGTTTTGGCGAAAAAGTTGGGGTAATCACCATTGGTCCGGCCGGGGAAATGCTCATGCTGGCCGCCGGTGTGACCAACAACGACGGTGAGGGCAATTCTTCCCGCTATGCCGGCCGCGGTGGCCTGGGTGCGGTAATGGGCTCCAAGCGCATCAAGGCTATTGTGGTGGACAGCCCCACCACCTTTGACGTACCGGTGAAAGATCCGGAAAGATTCAAAGCTGCGGCGAGAAAATTTTCCAAAATCCTGCTGGACCACCCGGTTTGCGGTCAGGGTCTGCCCTCCTACGGCACCAACGTGTTGATGAACATCATCAACGAAGCCGGTGCGCTGCCTGTGCGTAACTTCCGTTTTGGTCGTTTCGAGCAGGCGGCCAATGTGTCGGGCGAGAAGCTGGCCGAAGTGGCCGTGGCCCGCGGCGGTAAAGCTACCCACGCCTGCCATCCCGGCTGTGTCATGCGCTGCTCCAATGTCTACCCGCTGCCCGACGGTAAAGTGTGTGCTCCAATAGAATACGAAACGGCCTGGGGCTTTGGTCCCAACCTGGAAATCGGCGACCTGGATGTGGTGGCCCGTCTCAACTACATTTGCAATGACGTGGGTCTGGATACCATTGAAACCGCCTGCACCCTGGGCGTATTGATGGAAGCCGGTGTGATTCCCTTTGGTGATGGTCAGGCCGCCATTGCCGCTCTGGAAGAAGTGGCCAAGGGCACGGCGCTGGGCCGTATTATCGGTTCGGGTGCCGCCGTGGCCGGCAAGGTGTTCGGTGTGACCCGGGTGCCGGTGGTCAAAGGCCAGGGTATTCCGGCTTACGACCCGCGGGCCTGCAAGGGTAACGGCGTAACCTATGCCACCACCCCCATGGGTGCCGACCACACGGCCGGTTATGCTGTGACGGCCAACATTTTGAAAGTGGGCGGCTTTGTTGATCCCTTAAGTAAAGACGGCCAGGTGGATCTTTCCCGCAATTTGCAAATAGCCACCGCGGCGGTGGACGCCACCGGGCTGTGCCTGTTTGTAGCTTTTGCCGTGCTGGACAACCCCGATGGAGTGCCCACCATTTGTGAAATGCTCAATGCTCAGTACGGACTCAGTCTCACCCCCGATGATGTGGTTAAGTTGGGCCAGAGCATCCTGAAAGTGGAGCGCGAGTTCAACAGACTGGCTGGCTTTACCAGCAAAGATGATCGCCTGCCCGAGTTCTTCTACAGTGAGCCCATTGAATCGCACAATGTCAAGTTCGATGTAACTGACGAGGAACTGGACAGTGTATTCAACTTCTAG
- a CDS encoding sigma-54-dependent transcriptional regulator translates to MTERARILVIDDELAVGVFFRRLLERKNLRAVLAENGEQARRAWEREDFAVALVDIRLPDVSGLDLLRELKSRQPGCEVIMMTGYSTTRTAVKAIQLGAFDYLEKPFEDIAELENIVERALQAGQCRQEEHGRRFGWEELAQKVGFVVGKTPGMRQLADVAYKIARKNINVLIHGETGTGKEVLARFVHAASPRAGNMFIPVNCGAFPESLLESELFGHEKGAFTGAAAQRKGIFELAHRGTLFLDEVGEASPAIQVKLLRVLETGEFLRVGGEKPIQTDVRIIAATNVDLERAVQEKNFREDLFYRLDVVRLILPPLRDRREDIPLLAGHLVQRCAARGGRPVPAISPEAMVLLQNYYWPGNIRELSNVLEKAVALCEGQVILPHHLGDKFFQPASQNDIMPRLAAQNVGDPVPLEPAQHLATYVGENFAWEQLPAEQILTSYRLTRALLRRLSRAMDNLGLPREQPASLQELEKQAIADALAYYKNNISSAARALGIGRNTMYRKMKEYGLS, encoded by the coding sequence TTGACAGAGAGAGCGCGCATACTGGTAATTGATGACGAGTTGGCCGTGGGAGTATTTTTCCGCCGTTTGCTGGAGCGCAAAAATTTGCGGGCAGTTCTGGCTGAGAACGGGGAGCAGGCACGCCGGGCCTGGGAGAGGGAGGATTTTGCCGTGGCTCTGGTGGATATCCGGCTGCCCGATGTCAGCGGCCTGGACCTTTTGCGGGAGTTAAAGAGCCGGCAGCCCGGCTGTGAGGTAATAATGATGACCGGTTACAGCACTACCCGTACGGCCGTCAAGGCCATACAACTGGGCGCTTTTGATTATCTGGAAAAGCCATTTGAAGATATTGCCGAACTGGAGAATATTGTTGAGAGGGCTTTACAAGCCGGTCAGTGCCGGCAAGAAGAGCACGGGCGGCGTTTTGGCTGGGAAGAGTTGGCTCAAAAGGTCGGCTTTGTGGTGGGAAAGACTCCTGGTATGCGGCAACTGGCTGATGTAGCATACAAAATCGCCCGAAAAAATATCAATGTGCTGATTCACGGGGAAACCGGTACGGGTAAAGAAGTGCTGGCCAGATTCGTCCATGCGGCCAGCCCGCGGGCGGGTAACATGTTCATACCCGTCAACTGCGGGGCGTTTCCTGAGAGCCTGCTGGAAAGCGAGCTTTTTGGTCACGAGAAAGGAGCCTTTACCGGGGCAGCGGCGCAGCGCAAGGGAATTTTTGAGCTGGCGCACCGCGGTACGCTTTTTCTGGATGAAGTGGGGGAGGCCAGCCCGGCCATTCAGGTGAAGCTGCTGCGGGTGCTGGAGACGGGCGAGTTTTTGCGGGTGGGCGGCGAAAAACCCATTCAGACCGATGTACGGATTATTGCCGCCACCAATGTTGACCTGGAAAGGGCGGTGCAGGAAAAGAACTTCCGGGAAGATCTGTTTTATCGCCTGGATGTGGTGCGGCTCATCCTGCCGCCCTTGCGCGACAGGAGGGAGGATATTCCTCTGTTGGCCGGTCATCTGGTGCAGCGTTGCGCGGCCCGCGGGGGGCGGCCGGTGCCGGCCATTTCGCCCGAGGCCATGGTGCTTTTGCAAAATTACTACTGGCCGGGCAATATTCGCGAGTTGTCCAATGTGCTGGAAAAGGCGGTGGCACTTTGCGAGGGGCAGGTGATCTTGCCTCACCATCTGGGGGATAAATTTTTTCAGCCTGCCAGCCAAAACGATATCATGCCGCGGTTGGCCGCGCAAAATGTTGGAGATCCCGTGCCGCTTGAGCCGGCTCAGCATCTGGCCACCTATGTGGGGGAGAATTTTGCCTGGGAACAGCTGCCGGCTGAGCAAATCCTTACATCGTACCGCCTGACCCGGGCACTTCTGAGGCGGCTGTCCCGGGCTATGGATAACCTGGGCCTGCCCCGGGAGCAGCCTGCCAGCCTGCAGGAATTGGAAAAACAGGCCATTGCCGATGCTCTGGCCTACTACAAAAATAATATATCTTCCGCCGCCCGGGCGCTGGGCATCGGGCGCAACACCATGTACCGCAAGATGAAAGAATATGGCCTGTCCTGA